The region CCTGCGAGCGCTCCGGCCGGGCGACGCCGGAGATGTCGAGATCGAATGCGGGCGCAGGGGCGGGAACGACGGGGGCTGACACGCCCGCGAGTCTAGTTCGCGGGCCGGTGGCGGCCCCCGCCGTCGCGCGCCGCCGCTCAGGCGGTCTTGCGCAGCGCGGAGAGCTGGCGCGCCGACCCGGCCAGCAGGTAGACGGCGATCGTGAGGTCGTTCAGGGTGAGCGAGCCCAGCGGCGCGGAGTGCTTGAGCACCAGCCGCTCGCCGTTGACCACGACCCCGCCGCACACGAGCGGGGTCGCCGCCTGCACCACCTTCCAGAAGTCGAGCTCGTGGTAGGTCCCGAGTGGCACCTGGATCGTCAGCCACTCCCCGAGCGGGCCCTGCAGCGTCTCGTGGCCGGCGAACATGTCGACGCCGGCGCTGTCACCCCCGGTCGACCCCGCGAATCGGACCATGGCCGGGGCGACCTGCTCGCCGCCGAGCTGCGAGGTGAGGTGGGTGACGACGTCGTTCCAGGTGCTCATGCGTCTCTTCCGTCGGTGGGGCGGGTGCCGGGCACGGCCTCGAGCGTGCCGGTCGACATCACCCGGGAGTACCAGCGGGCGCTGGCCTTCGGGGTGCGCGCGAGCGTCTCGCGGTCGACGTGCACGACGCCGAACCGCTTGCCGTAGCCGTGCGCCCACTCGAAGTTGTCCAGCAGCGTCCACTGCAGGTAGCCGCGCACGTCGGCTCCGGCCTCGATCGCCTCGTGCACCGCGGCGATGTGCTCGCGCAGGTAGGTGATGCGGTCGGCGTCGTCGATCTCGCCGTCGGAGCCGACGCGGTCGTCGGGGTAGGCCGCACCGTTCTCGGTGATCACGAGGTGCGTGCCCGCCGGGCCCGTGAGGTCGCGGTCGATCTCGACCAGCAGGTCGCGGAACGCACCCGGGTGGTTCTCCCAGCCCATCTCGGTGCTGACCACGTCGGTCTCGATCCAGATCGCGTCGCGGGCCGCGATCCACGGGAGCGGACCCTCCGCGCCGGGGGCGTCCGGAGGTCCGGGCGGTCCGGCGTGCACCATGCCGTCGGAGACCGCGCCGTCGGGGAGGTCGCCGCCGGGCGCGGCCACCACCGAGGAGTTGTAGTAGTTCACCCCGAGCACGTCGATCGGGGCCGAGATCAACTCGAGGTCGCCGTCGCGCACGAGGTCGGCCGGCCAGATGTCGGCGACGTCGGCGAGGAAGCCCTCCGGGTAGGCGCCCGCGAAGATCGGGCCGGCGAAGCAGCCCGCCATGCCGTCCCAGAAGCGGCGCGCCATGTCGCGGTCCGCCTCACGGGCGGGATCCAGCGGTGCGAACCGCGAGAAGTTCAGCGTGATGCCGAGCTCGAGCGAAGGGTCGGCCGCGCGCAGCGCCGCCACACCGTGGCCGTGCGCCAGCAGGAGGTGGTGCATCGCGCGCAGGGCCTCGGCGTCCTGGCGCATCCCCGGGGCGTGCTCACCCGCGGCGTGGCCGAGGAACGCGGAGCACCAGGGCTCGTTCAGCGTGGTCCAGCTGTGCACGCGGTCGCCTAGCGCGGCGTGGACGTCGAGGGCGTACTCCGCGAACAGCGACGCCGTGTCACGGTTGCGCCAGCCACCGCGCTCCTCCAGCGCCTGCGGCAGGTCCCAGTGGTACAGCGTCAGCCAGGGCGCGATCCCCGCCCCGAGCAGCTCGTCCACCAGCCGGTCGTAGAAGTCCAGGCCCGCCGCGCTGACGGCGCCGCCGTCGGGCCGCACGCGCGCCCACGACGTCGAGAACCGGTACGTGCCCACCCCGAGGTCGCGCATGAGCGCGACGTCGGCCGGATAGCGGTGGTAGTGGTCGCAGGCGATCTCGCCCGTGTCGCCGTTCACGACCCTGCCCGGGATGCGGGAGAAGTGGTCCCAGATCGAGTCGGTGCGGCCGCCGGTGTGGTGGGCACCCTCGATCTGGTAGGCCGCCGTCGCCGTGCCCCAAGCGAACGTGGGCGGGAAGGTGCGCTCGACGTCGGTGCGCGGCGCCGGCCACGGGGAGGCGAGACGGGCGGGGGTGGCGGTGTGGCGCTGCTCTGCGCCCGGGGTGGTGGTCACGGCGCGAGTCTAGGGCGGGCGCCGACGCGCCGCGCGTCGTCGCGGACGCCTTGTCGACAGCCGACCTCAGAGCGCCGCGACGCGCTCCGCGACCTGCCGCTTGGTCCGGGTGAGCAGCGCCGTCATCCCCCTCAGCCGCAGCGGCGAGACGGCCTCTGCGAGGCCGAGCGTGAGCGGGTAGTCGCTGGGCACGGCGTCGACCTCGGCGGGGGTGAGCCCGTCGATCCCCTCGGCGAGGATGCCGGCGAAGCCGCGCGACGTCGGAGCACCCCGCGGCGCCGAGGCGTGGAAGCGGACGCGGTGGCCACCCGGCGCCTCGGCGTCGTCCTCGAGCGCCGTGAAGAACGCGATGGGCGACTGGCACTCCGGCACGGGCTCGAGCAGCTCCGGCCGGTCGGCGTACTCCGCCGGCAGGTCCGGCAGACCGTTCGCGAACTCGAGCAGCAGCTGCAGCCGGTCGGGCACGGTCAGGGCGAGGAAGTCCTCGCGTATGGCGGCCAGGGCCGCGGGCAGCTCGTCGGTCACCCCACCATCCTCCCACCGCAGCGCTGTCGGGCCGGCGTCCGCCGGAGTCTCGCGGTACGGGACGACGCGGACCGCACGGCGGGACGTCCGCGCTCGTCCTAGGCTGGGCCGGTCATCGCCAGAGGAGGTTCCCCATGCCGGTCGAGGTCGACACCACCGAGCCGAAGTTCGCGCAGTACGCCCACCCCGAACGCCTGGTCAGCACGCAGTGGCTCGCCGACCACCTCGGATCCGACGGGCTCGTCGTCGTCGAGAGCGACGAGGATGTGCTCCTCTACGAGACCGGGCACATCCCGACCGCCGTGAAGATCGACTGGCACCTCGACCTCAACGACCCGCTCGTGCGCGACTACGTCGACGGCGAGGGGTTCGCCCGCCTCATGGGCTCGCGCGGCATCACCCGCGACACCACGGTCGTCGTCTACGGCGACAGGTCCAACTGGTGGGCCGCCTACGCCCTGTGGGTGTTCTCGCTCTTCGGCCACCCCGACGTGCGGCTGCTCGACGGCGGCCGCGACAAGTGGATCGGCGAGGGCCGCGAGCTGACGTTCGACG is a window of Litorihabitans aurantiacus DNA encoding:
- a CDS encoding glycoside hydrolase family 1 protein — encoded protein: MTTTPGAEQRHTATPARLASPWPAPRTDVERTFPPTFAWGTATAAYQIEGAHHTGGRTDSIWDHFSRIPGRVVNGDTGEIACDHYHRYPADVALMRDLGVGTYRFSTSWARVRPDGGAVSAAGLDFYDRLVDELLGAGIAPWLTLYHWDLPQALEERGGWRNRDTASLFAEYALDVHAALGDRVHSWTTLNEPWCSAFLGHAAGEHAPGMRQDAEALRAMHHLLLAHGHGVAALRAADPSLELGITLNFSRFAPLDPAREADRDMARRFWDGMAGCFAGPIFAGAYPEGFLADVADIWPADLVRDGDLELISAPIDVLGVNYYNSSVVAAPGGDLPDGAVSDGMVHAGPPGPPDAPGAEGPLPWIAARDAIWIETDVVSTEMGWENHPGAFRDLLVEIDRDLTGPAGTHLVITENGAAYPDDRVGSDGEIDDADRITYLREHIAAVHEAIEAGADVRGYLQWTLLDNFEWAHGYGKRFGVVHVDRETLARTPKASARWYSRVMSTGTLEAVPGTRPTDGRDA
- a CDS encoding SufE family protein — protein: MTDELPAALAAIREDFLALTVPDRLQLLLEFANGLPDLPAEYADRPELLEPVPECQSPIAFFTALEDDAEAPGGHRVRFHASAPRGAPTSRGFAGILAEGIDGLTPAEVDAVPSDYPLTLGLAEAVSPLRLRGMTALLTRTKRQVAERVAAL